A genomic segment from Dasania marina DSM 21967 encodes:
- a CDS encoding hybrid sensor histidine kinase/response regulator: MKQFFKSNGTTLRLAMGQCSILITLLLVAAFFGLIPNRDQAIIDGRVAVAEAIVSNASIFITRSDLGRMEANLRLVLSRNPEILSAAIRRGEAKAIMMVGDHEANWLVDGDNNSQLVVPIWEGESQWGQIELRFEPLRPQGYLGFMLEPIFLLIAFLSFTCLLLFFLYLRKMLKDLDPSQAVPERVRSALDTMAEGLLVLDAKQNIVLANEAFSTLVQLTREQLFGRKVSRFEWFDGEDQPLIQANYPWTEALNDSLAQKGRTIKLRLPDNSNRTFLTNCSPVLGNDDKAGGVLISFDDITELEEKEQQLRISKLEAEQANQAKSDFLANMSHEIRTPMNAIMGFTEVLKRAYSNRNSDKVQGDSLQYLNTIANSSQHLLELINDILDLSKVEAGQVEVETLPCSLHSIIHDVIQVMRVKAQEKNLSLEFIPEGDFPATIHSDPGRLRQILTNLIGNAIKFTEQGGVKVVTRLVSGGKDSIIEIDVLDTGIGMTEQQASAVFSPFVQADSSITRRFGGTGLGLTISKRFAEALGGDIVVSSEQGAGSCFKTRITAGDVSGVSLLSPEQMTTANKLEETHNHGRWLFKPAKILVVDDGVENRELLSVVLTEVGLAIDTADNGLQALEALDEQHYDLVLMDVQMPVMDGFTAVATMRQQGLQIPVVALTADAMKGAREKCLQAGYSGYMTKPINIEKLLELVAAELGGQWQDDNDSDVTIPTLATENSDVESIATDDSPIVSSLWANKKYQTIVNKFVQRLQQQLNTIETAVQKNEYKTLQDLGHWLKGSAGSVGFHQFNEPGKALEDFAKQQDNAGLEATLARIKKLTQRVQAGISDTEPAVVPRQAAPASHVTSSNHQPVGEVTSSLIGNPKLRPIIERFVMRLEAQLHAMDAAVEQHDFVRVADLAHWLKGSAGTAGFGVFTEQAAELELQAKQQSVEQVKAIMKTIRALFERIGKAEVNDTV, from the coding sequence TTGAAACAATTTTTTAAAAGTAATGGCACTACCTTACGCCTGGCAATGGGGCAGTGCAGTATATTAATTACCTTGCTATTAGTGGCGGCGTTTTTTGGTTTAATCCCTAACCGCGATCAAGCCATAATAGATGGCCGCGTGGCCGTGGCGGAAGCGATAGTCTCTAATGCTTCCATATTTATTACCCGTTCTGATCTAGGCCGCATGGAGGCCAACCTACGCTTAGTGCTAAGCCGTAACCCTGAAATATTATCGGCGGCTATACGCAGAGGTGAGGCCAAAGCCATAATGATGGTAGGTGATCATGAAGCTAACTGGTTGGTAGATGGCGACAATAATAGTCAGCTGGTGGTGCCTATATGGGAAGGTGAAAGTCAATGGGGGCAAATAGAGTTACGTTTTGAGCCTCTACGGCCGCAAGGTTATTTGGGTTTTATGCTTGAACCCATTTTTTTACTGATTGCGTTTTTATCGTTTACTTGTTTGTTGTTGTTTTTTCTTTATTTACGAAAAATGCTTAAAGATTTAGATCCATCACAGGCGGTGCCAGAGAGGGTGCGTTCAGCTTTAGATACCATGGCTGAAGGTTTGTTGGTGCTAGACGCCAAACAAAATATAGTCTTGGCGAATGAGGCATTCTCAACCTTGGTGCAACTCACGCGCGAACAATTGTTTGGCAGAAAGGTGTCGCGATTTGAGTGGTTTGATGGTGAAGATCAGCCCCTAATCCAAGCTAATTATCCCTGGACCGAGGCTTTAAACGACAGCCTCGCACAAAAGGGCCGCACCATTAAGTTGCGCTTACCCGACAACAGTAACCGTACCTTTTTAACGAATTGTTCACCGGTATTAGGTAATGATGATAAAGCCGGCGGTGTGTTAATTAGCTTTGATGATATTACTGAGTTAGAAGAAAAAGAGCAGCAGTTGCGGATATCAAAGCTGGAAGCTGAACAAGCCAACCAAGCTAAGAGTGACTTTTTGGCCAATATGAGCCATGAAATCCGTACCCCCATGAATGCCATTATGGGCTTCACCGAAGTGCTAAAACGCGCTTACAGCAACCGCAACAGCGATAAAGTGCAGGGTGATAGCCTGCAATACCTCAACACTATCGCCAACAGCAGCCAGCACCTGCTGGAGTTAATTAACGACATACTCGATTTATCTAAAGTAGAAGCCGGGCAGGTGGAGGTGGAAACCTTACCGTGTTCGCTGCATAGCATTATTCATGATGTGATACAGGTTATGCGGGTAAAAGCGCAAGAAAAAAACCTGAGCTTGGAATTTATCCCGGAAGGTGATTTTCCCGCGACTATACATTCGGACCCTGGACGCTTGCGACAAATTCTTACCAACCTTATCGGCAATGCTATTAAGTTTACCGAGCAGGGTGGCGTGAAAGTGGTCACGCGCTTAGTTAGCGGCGGCAAAGATTCTATTATAGAAATTGATGTGTTGGATACCGGTATAGGCATGACCGAGCAACAGGCCAGCGCTGTATTCTCGCCCTTTGTGCAGGCCGACAGTTCTATTACCCGTCGCTTTGGTGGCACCGGCTTAGGGCTAACCATCAGTAAACGCTTTGCCGAAGCTTTGGGTGGTGACATTGTGGTTAGCAGCGAGCAAGGTGCGGGCAGTTGTTTTAAAACGCGCATCACCGCGGGCGATGTTAGCGGGGTAAGCCTGTTAAGCCCTGAGCAAATGACCACGGCGAATAAACTGGAAGAAACCCATAACCACGGTCGCTGGTTGTTTAAACCCGCCAAAATTTTAGTGGTTGATGATGGCGTTGAAAACCGCGAGTTGTTAAGCGTAGTGCTTACCGAAGTGGGCTTGGCTATTGATACCGCAGACAATGGCCTGCAAGCGCTAGAGGCATTGGATGAACAGCACTATGATTTGGTGTTAATGGATGTGCAAATGCCGGTTATGGATGGTTTTACCGCGGTGGCTACAATGCGCCAGCAAGGCTTGCAAATACCTGTTGTTGCATTGACCGCTGACGCCATGAAAGGTGCAAGGGAAAAATGCCTACAGGCCGGCTATTCAGGCTATATGACTAAACCTATCAATATAGAAAAATTGTTAGAGCTGGTGGCCGCAGAATTGGGCGGCCAGTGGCAGGACGATAACGATAGTGATGTCACGATTCCTACACTAGCGACAGAAAACAGTGATGTAGAATCAATTGCTACCGATGACAGCCCCATAGTGAGCAGCTTATGGGCTAATAAAAAGTATCAAACTATTGTCAATAAATTTGTGCAGCGCTTGCAGCAACAGCTCAATACTATAGAAACTGCAGTGCAGAAAAATGAGTATAAAACTTTGCAGGACTTAGGCCATTGGTTAAAGGGCTCGGCGGGGTCAGTGGGCTTCCATCAATTTAATGAGCCCGGTAAGGCGCTAGAGGATTTTGCAAAGCAACAGGATAACGCTGGGCTAGAGGCAACCCTAGCGCGTATTAAAAAGCTAACCCAGCGGGTGCAGGCAGGGATAAGCGATACGGAGCCAGCAGTAGTGCCGCGTCAAGCCGCGCCCGCGTCACACGTTACTAGCTCAAACCATCAGCCCGTTGGGGAGGTAACATCATCGCTGATAGGCAACCCAAAGCTGCGACCCATTATAGAGAGATTTGTTATGCGTTTAGAGGCGCAACTGCACGCTATGGATGCCGCTGTAGAACAACATGATTTTGTTAGAGTCGCCGACCTAGCTCACTGGTTGAAAGGGTCGGCCGGCACAGCCGGTTTTGGTGTATTTACCGAGCAGGCTGCTGAATTAGAGCTACAGGCTAAGCAGCAAAGCGTAGAACAAGTTAAAGCGATTATGAAAACCATTAGAGCGTTGTTTGAGCGTATAGGAAAAGCCGAAGTTAACGACACGGTTTAA
- a CDS encoding GGDEF/EAL domain-containing response regulator: MNEKISKLHVDELFTQLKDAVIMMVDDEPLLMELLQAFLEEEGYKNFIAVEDSRKAMEILDTKRPDILLLDLNMPHVDGFDILEAVRKLKMMQKIPVIVLTSSSDGATKLKALELGATDFLSKPVDSSELALRLRNTLMVKAYQDQLTYYDALTHLPNRQLFLDRLEWSLKKTRRDHERMALLNIGLDKFKQVNDSLGPRTGDEILTEVSMRLIESVRESDLVSRLGIDDLWRQLARLGGDEFSILLPQVAQDDSAAFVAERIQHALAQPFVVDGEEIYISASIGIALYPNDGTESDVLMQNAGAATAYAKQQGVNSYAFYSKEINELSKKRLSIEAALRRAVENNEFVLHYQPKIDLHAGKVTGCEALIRWNSPEMGMVPPFEFISIAEESGLIVPIGTWVIEEACRQQVDWRQQGIGDLMVAVNVAGPQFKMANLQHVIESAINDSGIDPRYLRLEITEGMMMGGEDSLIKKLNDIKALGPSFSIDDFGTGYSSLSYLKRFPIDELKIDRSFIIDVPGVRDDAAIVKAIIAMAQSLELSVVAEGVEELSQLEFLKSLHCDVIQGFYFSKPLPAEDFAAFVLAGGELDALHKS, encoded by the coding sequence ATGAACGAAAAGATTTCTAAATTACATGTTGATGAACTTTTTACGCAGTTGAAAGATGCTGTCATTATGATGGTCGATGATGAGCCTTTGCTAATGGAATTGCTGCAGGCTTTTTTAGAAGAAGAAGGCTATAAAAATTTTATTGCGGTAGAAGATTCACGTAAGGCCATGGAAATTCTGGATACAAAACGTCCCGATATTTTATTGCTGGATTTAAATATGCCGCATGTGGATGGCTTTGATATATTAGAGGCTGTTCGCAAGCTTAAAATGATGCAGAAGATTCCGGTGATAGTACTGACTTCCTCCAGTGACGGTGCAACCAAGCTCAAAGCCTTGGAGTTGGGAGCGACAGATTTTCTTTCTAAGCCGGTAGATTCTAGTGAACTAGCCCTGCGTTTGCGTAACACCTTAATGGTTAAAGCCTATCAGGATCAGCTTACCTACTATGATGCGCTTACCCATTTGCCCAATCGGCAATTGTTTTTAGATAGATTAGAGTGGTCACTCAAAAAAACGCGCAGAGACCATGAGCGCATGGCGCTATTAAATATAGGCCTAGATAAGTTTAAACAGGTGAATGATAGCCTGGGGCCACGAACTGGTGATGAAATTTTAACAGAAGTCTCTATGCGCTTGATAGAAAGTGTGCGTGAGAGTGACTTGGTGTCGCGCTTAGGGATAGATGACCTATGGCGTCAGTTGGCCCGTTTGGGCGGTGATGAGTTTTCTATCTTGCTACCGCAGGTGGCGCAGGATGATAGTGCCGCCTTTGTCGCCGAGCGCATACAGCATGCCTTAGCTCAGCCTTTTGTGGTAGATGGTGAAGAAATTTATATCAGTGCCAGCATAGGAATAGCGCTATATCCCAATGATGGCACCGAGAGTGATGTGCTAATGCAAAATGCCGGTGCTGCTACCGCCTATGCTAAACAGCAAGGTGTTAATAGCTATGCGTTTTATTCCAAAGAGATTAATGAACTATCTAAAAAACGGCTCAGCATTGAAGCCGCTTTGCGCCGCGCCGTGGAAAATAACGAGTTTGTTTTGCATTACCAACCGAAAATTGATTTGCATGCGGGTAAGGTAACAGGTTGTGAAGCTCTCATACGTTGGAATAGTCCCGAAATGGGTATGGTGCCGCCGTTTGAATTTATTTCTATAGCGGAAGAAAGTGGCTTGATAGTGCCTATAGGCACTTGGGTTATTGAAGAAGCTTGTCGACAGCAGGTAGATTGGCGGCAGCAGGGGATTGGCGATTTAATGGTGGCGGTAAATGTGGCGGGTCCTCAATTTAAAATGGCCAACCTACAGCACGTTATTGAGTCTGCCATTAATGATTCGGGTATTGATCCGCGGTATTTAAGGCTGGAAATTACTGAAGGCATGATGATGGGCGGCGAAGATAGCCTCATAAAAAAACTGAACGACATTAAAGCCTTAGGCCCCAGTTTTTCTATAGATGACTTTGGTACCGGTTATTCGTCATTGAGTTATCTGAAGCGTTTTCCTATTGATGAATTAAAAATTGATCGGTCTTTTATTATTGATGTGCCAGGGGTAAGAGACGATGCCGCAATAGTAAAAGCGATTATCGCCATGGCGCAGAGTTTGGAGTTAAGCGTGGTGGCTGAAGGTGTTGAAGAACTGAGCCAATTAGAGTTCTTAAAATCTTTGCACTGTGATGTTATCCAGGGTTTTTACTTTAGTAAGCCTTTGCCTGCTGAAGATTTTGCAGCGTTTGTGCTTGCAGGTGGCGAGCTGGATGCGCTGCATAAATCCTAA
- a CDS encoding ATP-binding protein — protein sequence MKQLSRLQLLLICLLLAVASQQLFSFMVRLIDEAHYSRQRMDVVNQLGRFRLDLEQRLNSTFYITQGIEILISTLIVEGTSLLSQQDKIEAWAREATTRLPYINNVAVSEAYIIRFTYPMEGNSAALGHNYRDIPTQWPTVQRAVQSRMPVVAGPLQLIQGGTGIICRIPLFSHAQGKNHGQFVGIVSMVVDYQALLQSAGLAEAEKTLSIAMRGKDGLGASGDIFYGEDDLFAVANISQKVSFLGGEWLLAAKPKTGWSHESPYSIRLSILGYLVSLLIAVLCYFAVRGMQLRIGAAEYFSKALELRVAERTQQLSIAKTEAEKANEAKSDFLAVMTHELRTPLNSILGLAQLTEAMELGDLQRSYIAKVVSSANLLLSLINNILSYTKVESGNAGLEPQAFVVADILQKLNDVFEIQATEKALLFSVEVASDVPSFVECDKGKLLQVLTNLCGNAMKFTERGAVSLSVRRIASDDEGDDNCWLRFVVSDSGVGISEQDQQIIFKPFRQIDSSVARQYQGSGLGLSICQRFVQLMNGRIGVTSQLQQGSQFYFEIPVRPLANRPAESDLSSAQRLQKAVAASQPLLQGMTVILAEDNRFNQTLAVALLNKVGVTVKVAENGLQVLSLLEQIPVHGILMDIQMPKMDGLATTEQLRADRRFYDLPIIAMTANAMQEDKQKVLAAGMNDFVAKPINFEHLYRVLISCLQHEKLYPEQV from the coding sequence ATGAAACAACTCTCGCGCTTACAATTATTGCTTATCTGCCTGCTTTTGGCGGTGGCTAGCCAGCAGCTGTTTAGTTTTATGGTGCGGCTAATTGATGAGGCCCACTATTCCCGCCAGCGTATGGATGTGGTGAATCAGCTGGGGCGTTTCCGTCTAGATTTAGAGCAACGGTTAAACTCCACTTTTTATATTACCCAGGGCATAGAGATCTTAATCTCCACGCTGATAGTTGAGGGCACCTCGCTATTAAGCCAGCAGGATAAGATAGAGGCTTGGGCAAGAGAGGCGACTACAAGGCTGCCTTATATTAATAATGTGGCTGTGTCAGAAGCCTATATCATACGTTTTACCTATCCCATGGAGGGTAACTCCGCCGCTCTTGGTCACAATTATCGGGATATACCCACGCAATGGCCTACTGTGCAACGCGCGGTACAGTCGCGTATGCCGGTAGTGGCAGGCCCTTTGCAATTAATACAGGGCGGCACCGGTATTATTTGTCGCATTCCTCTATTTAGTCATGCGCAGGGCAAAAACCATGGTCAGTTTGTAGGCATAGTGAGTATGGTGGTTGATTATCAGGCCTTGTTGCAGAGTGCCGGCCTAGCGGAGGCTGAAAAAACCTTAAGCATAGCTATGCGCGGTAAAGATGGCCTAGGCGCAAGTGGTGATATTTTTTATGGGGAAGACGATTTATTTGCCGTGGCTAATATTAGCCAAAAAGTCAGCTTTCTCGGCGGCGAATGGTTGTTAGCGGCCAAGCCTAAGACTGGGTGGTCGCATGAATCGCCTTATTCTATACGCCTCAGTATATTGGGCTACTTAGTGTCCCTGCTGATTGCGGTGCTGTGCTATTTTGCGGTGCGCGGTATGCAGCTACGTATAGGGGCCGCTGAATATTTTTCCAAAGCCTTGGAGTTGCGTGTTGCCGAGCGCACGCAACAGTTAAGTATAGCGAAGACCGAGGCGGAAAAAGCCAATGAGGCTAAGAGTGACTTTTTGGCAGTGATGACGCATGAGTTACGCACGCCACTTAATTCAATTTTAGGCTTGGCGCAACTGACTGAAGCTATGGAGCTGGGTGATTTGCAGCGTAGCTATATTGCTAAAGTTGTTTCCTCGGCAAACTTATTGCTTAGTTTAATTAATAATATTTTGAGTTATACCAAGGTGGAGTCCGGTAATGCTGGCCTTGAGCCGCAAGCGTTTGTTGTTGCCGATATTCTGCAGAAACTGAATGATGTTTTTGAAATTCAGGCTACGGAAAAAGCCTTGTTGTTCAGTGTAGAGGTGGCCTCTGATGTGCCCAGTTTTGTTGAGTGTGATAAAGGTAAATTATTACAGGTGCTGACAAATTTATGTGGCAATGCGATGAAGTTTACCGAACGTGGGGCTGTTTCGCTTTCGGTAAGACGCATAGCCAGTGATGATGAAGGTGATGATAATTGTTGGCTGCGTTTTGTGGTGAGTGATTCTGGTGTAGGGATTAGCGAGCAGGATCAGCAAATAATATTTAAGCCTTTTAGGCAAATAGATAGTAGCGTAGCCAGACAATATCAGGGTTCGGGTTTGGGCCTAAGTATTTGCCAGCGTTTTGTGCAGTTAATGAATGGCCGTATAGGGGTGACTAGTCAGTTGCAACAAGGTAGTCAGTTTTACTTTGAAATACCTGTGCGCCCATTAGCCAATAGGCCTGCAGAAAGTGATTTGTCTTCTGCGCAGCGCTTGCAAAAAGCGGTGGCCGCTAGCCAGCCCCTGTTGCAAGGGATGACGGTAATATTGGCGGAAGATAACCGCTTTAATCAAACCTTGGCGGTAGCCTTATTAAATAAAGTTGGGGTCACGGTTAAGGTTGCCGAAAATGGTTTGCAGGTTTTATCGCTATTAGAGCAGATACCTGTGCATGGCATTTTAATGGATATACAGATGCCGAAAATGGATGGCTTAGCCACCACCGAACAGTTACGTGCTGATAGGCGGTTTTATGATTTGCCGATTATTGCCATGACGGCTAATGCCATGCAAGAAGACAAACAGAAGGTATTAGCGGCTGGCATGAACGATTTTGTCGCCAAGCCTATAAATTTTGAGCATTTGTACCGGGTGCTTATCAGCTGTTTACAGCATGAAAAGTTATATCCTGAACAGGTCTAA
- a CDS encoding APC family permease translates to MDSVIHHIKSLRLRDLTLFTVSAILLLDTLAAAAAVGASSIFWWLFLGIIFFIPFGLISAEMGTTYPEQGGIYAWVRDSFGGRWASRATWGYWVNTALWNPAIFILFAAVFSQLFIPDLALKWQIVLGIALSWIAVAINIITLEVGKWIPNIGAILKVVIFIAVIVGGLAYSQDHGMANQITFETLKPNWGEGMQYIPVIIYGMLGFELMCAGSDEIHEPAKNVPKAVLFSGLIIISLYTLGTAAILVAIPAQEINLVEGLMNTLYLFFGGSVWGDAFALCLGVAALFTFFSNGVTWSLGCNRAIAEAANEGEFPAFLGYEHKVLGTPVGAAITMGCVSTCVLVLYGLMAGSSEDLFWSLFSFSAVIALLPYIGMMLAFIKMRVSDGDRPRPFKVAGGMAIAGLCACSCIFVLCLSIVLFIYTPNEGMQWAVFIGAIAVLIIGEIVIRSAETRVVKPINAC, encoded by the coding sequence ATGGACAGTGTTATTCACCATATAAAATCATTGAGGTTGAGAGACCTTACCCTTTTCACCGTCTCCGCGATTTTACTGCTAGATACTCTAGCCGCTGCTGCCGCGGTGGGCGCGTCCAGTATTTTTTGGTGGCTATTTCTAGGGATTATTTTTTTTATACCCTTTGGTTTGATCAGTGCCGAGATGGGGACCACCTATCCCGAGCAGGGCGGCATTTACGCCTGGGTGCGTGATAGCTTTGGTGGCCGCTGGGCCTCTAGGGCAACCTGGGGCTATTGGGTGAATACGGCATTATGGAATCCCGCCATTTTTATTTTGTTTGCGGCGGTGTTTAGTCAATTATTTATCCCCGACCTAGCACTTAAATGGCAAATTGTCCTGGGCATAGCCCTGTCTTGGATTGCGGTAGCCATTAATATTATTACCCTAGAAGTGGGTAAGTGGATTCCTAATATAGGTGCCATTTTAAAAGTGGTTATTTTTATTGCGGTGATAGTGGGTGGGCTTGCCTATAGCCAAGATCACGGCATGGCTAATCAAATAACGTTTGAAACCCTAAAGCCTAACTGGGGAGAGGGTATGCAATATATCCCCGTGATTATATATGGCATGTTAGGTTTTGAGTTGATGTGTGCTGGCAGTGACGAGATACACGAGCCTGCCAAAAATGTGCCAAAGGCGGTTTTATTTTCAGGCTTAATTATTATCAGCCTCTACACCTTGGGCACGGCTGCCATTTTGGTGGCTATACCAGCGCAGGAAATCAACCTTGTTGAAGGTTTGATGAATACCCTGTATTTATTTTTTGGTGGCTCTGTCTGGGGCGATGCTTTCGCTTTGTGCTTGGGTGTTGCTGCGCTATTTACCTTCTTTTCTAACGGCGTGACTTGGTCGCTGGGTTGCAATCGTGCAATAGCGGAGGCGGCTAATGAAGGTGAGTTTCCGGCTTTCTTGGGTTATGAGCATAAGGTATTGGGCACGCCAGTAGGTGCGGCTATTACCATGGGTTGTGTCAGTACCTGCGTGCTAGTGCTTTACGGCTTGATGGCGGGTAGCAGTGAAGATTTATTCTGGTCGCTGTTTTCTTTTAGTGCCGTAATCGCGCTATTACCTTATATAGGCATGATGCTCGCTTTTATAAAAATGCGGGTGAGTGACGGTGACCGCCCTAGGCCGTTTAAAGTTGCAGGCGGCATGGCAATAGCCGGCCTTTGCGCCTGTTCTTGTATCTTCGTGTTGTGCCTATCCATAGTGTTGTTTATTTATACCCCCAACGAGGGCATGCAGTGGGCGGTATTTATTGGCGCTATTGCGGTGCTTATCATAGGCGAAATTGTTATACGTAGCGCCGAAACCCGTGTCGTTAAGCCTATAAATGCTTGTTAA
- the rimO gene encoding 30S ribosomal protein S12 methylthiotransferase RimO, with the protein MSSTPETSSPKQKVGFVSLGCPKALVDSERILTQLKLEGYDISPSYDGADVVVVNTCGFIDSAKQESMDAISEAMKENGKVIVTGCMGKGSDAEAIKAANPNVLSISGPADYETVLGAVHDYIPPTIEQKSAAEHNPLIDLVPPQGIKLTPKHYAYLKISEGCNHRCTFCIIPAMRGDLVSRPISEVVDEAKKLVAAGVREILVISQDTSAYGVDVKYKLDFVNGRAHETRMQDLAVALGELGVWVRLHYVYPYPHVDKVIPLMAEGKILPYLDIPFQHASPRILKLMKRPGNQVKVLERIKAWREICPELVIRSTFIVGFPGETEQEFQMLLDWLEEAQLDRVGCFKYSPVEGATANELPDHIPEDIQQQRWERFMETQQKISSARLQARIGQEVEVLIDEVDEQGAIGRCYADAPEIDGKVYLDGFTDTFPGDALLVTITGADEYDLWAEPVYEDEPGYEDEADYEAEQA; encoded by the coding sequence ATGTCATCTACCCCTGAAACATCATCACCCAAACAAAAAGTCGGCTTTGTTAGCCTAGGTTGCCCCAAGGCCCTCGTTGACTCCGAACGCATACTGACCCAGCTCAAGCTAGAGGGCTATGACATTAGCCCCAGCTATGACGGTGCCGATGTGGTGGTGGTGAACACCTGTGGCTTTATAGACAGTGCCAAGCAAGAGTCTATGGATGCCATTAGCGAGGCCATGAAGGAGAACGGCAAGGTGATTGTTACCGGCTGTATGGGTAAGGGCAGCGATGCCGAGGCGATTAAAGCGGCGAACCCCAATGTGCTCAGCATTAGTGGCCCCGCCGATTACGAGACGGTTTTGGGCGCGGTGCATGACTATATCCCGCCCACCATAGAGCAAAAATCAGCTGCCGAGCACAACCCGCTAATAGACTTAGTGCCACCACAGGGGATTAAACTCACCCCCAAGCACTATGCCTACTTAAAAATATCGGAAGGCTGTAACCACCGCTGCACCTTTTGTATTATCCCCGCCATGCGTGGCGACTTAGTTAGCCGCCCTATTTCTGAAGTGGTAGACGAAGCCAAAAAACTGGTAGCCGCTGGCGTGCGTGAAATACTGGTAATTTCACAAGACACCAGCGCCTACGGCGTAGATGTAAAATACAAATTAGATTTTGTTAATGGCCGCGCCCATGAAACCCGCATGCAAGACTTAGCGGTAGCCTTGGGTGAGCTAGGCGTATGGGTGCGCTTGCATTATGTGTACCCCTACCCGCATGTGGATAAAGTGATTCCGCTAATGGCAGAAGGCAAAATTCTGCCCTATTTGGATATCCCCTTCCAACACGCCAGCCCGCGCATACTCAAATTAATGAAGCGCCCCGGCAACCAAGTTAAAGTATTAGAGCGCATTAAAGCTTGGCGCGAAATCTGCCCGGAGTTAGTTATACGTTCAACGTTTATCGTTGGTTTCCCCGGTGAAACGGAACAAGAATTTCAAATGTTGCTGGATTGGTTAGAAGAGGCACAGCTCGACAGAGTGGGTTGCTTTAAATACTCACCGGTAGAAGGTGCTACCGCTAACGAACTCCCTGACCACATACCAGAAGATATCCAGCAACAGCGCTGGGAACGCTTTATGGAAACTCAGCAAAAGATTTCCAGCGCTCGCTTACAAGCGCGCATAGGCCAAGAAGTTGAAGTGTTGATTGATGAGGTTGACGAGCAAGGTGCTATAGGCCGCTGCTATGCCGACGCCCCAGAAATTGATGGTAAGGTTTATCTCGATGGTTTTACCGACACCTTCCCCGGCGATGCACTACTGGTCACCATTACCGGCGCTGATGAGTACGACTTGTGGGCCGAGCCTGTTTATGAGGACGAGCCTGGTTATGAAGACGAGGCGGATTATGAAGCTGAACAGGCCTAA
- a CDS encoding 16S rRNA (uracil(1498)-N(3))-methyltransferase, producing the protein MNLILFSAHELNQQQQLRLSDERYQQIRHIHRSQAGDSVRVGMINGLMGTGQILAIDEQQVSLAVDLRITAPEKLPLTIILALPRPKMIRRIFRTITELGVSELIIINSYKVEKSFWQSPAINEAKIRSYLIDGLQQAKDTVLPKVSFYKRFKPFVEDDLPTLSAGSKKLIAHPDTGTVCPLAINCPTTLAIGPEGGFTAYEVDKFLAAGFSGIHLGPRILKVENALTVLTAKLFN; encoded by the coding sequence ATGAATTTAATCTTATTTTCTGCCCATGAGCTCAATCAGCAGCAACAGCTGCGCTTAAGTGATGAGCGCTACCAGCAAATACGTCATATCCACCGTTCACAAGCAGGCGATAGTGTACGTGTGGGCATGATTAACGGCCTAATGGGCACAGGGCAAATTTTAGCTATCGACGAGCAGCAAGTCAGCCTAGCGGTAGACCTCAGAATTACAGCACCAGAGAAGCTGCCTTTAACCATCATCCTAGCCCTGCCCAGGCCTAAAATGATACGCCGTATATTCCGCACTATTACCGAACTGGGCGTCAGCGAATTGATCATTATCAACAGCTACAAAGTTGAAAAAAGTTTTTGGCAAAGCCCAGCGATCAATGAAGCCAAGATACGCAGCTATTTAATCGATGGTTTACAACAGGCCAAAGATACCGTGTTACCCAAGGTTAGCTTTTATAAGCGCTTTAAGCCTTTTGTAGAGGACGACTTACCCACGCTCAGTGCCGGTAGTAAAAAACTCATCGCCCATCCCGATACCGGTACGGTTTGCCCATTGGCCATTAACTGCCCCACCACCTTAGCCATAGGCCCAGAAGGTGGCTTCACAGCTTATGAGGTAGATAAGTTTTTAGCAGCGGGCTTTAGCGGTATACACCTAGGGCCGCGCATTTTAAAAGTGGAAAATGCATTAACCGTATTGACCGCCAAGCTGTTTAACTAA